From Pelotomaculum schinkii, one genomic window encodes:
- a CDS encoding protoporphyrinogen/coproporphyrinogen oxidase gives MSSSGSYPIVTLGAGPAGLSFSSHFNHNTDIYEKGTSWGGRCRSHLIDGFIFDEGPHSSFTKDAYIQKLFAGSIEGRFNEIFPRILNRYGSNWIRHPVQTNLKGLPVDLVVDCIMDFVKAEQDGSGSADNYGRWLIDGFGEKFARTFPYVYTRKYWTVEPEQMTTEWIEQRIYRPDLAEVLRGALSDEFYNIHYISSVRYPETGGFQSFLKGLQKGAKVHYGFEMAEIDVKKKKIIFKNGFERYYEVLVSSVPLPTLVQCIRDCPAEMREAANRLACTSIVLVNLGVKRNNLANSHWFYIYNEEILPCRVHFPSEYSANNSPPGTGSIQAEVYYSRHKPLGMSLESVLEKTIQNMITIGVIDKDDKITLAVCQDIKHAQVLYHKQHNESRRAVLDYLEKNNIYCIGRYGEWAYLWSDQAILSGKRLAERLVNSGYSICHFL, from the coding sequence ATGAGTTCCAGTGGTTCGTACCCAATAGTAACGTTAGGAGCGGGTCCCGCAGGGTTAAGCTTTTCCAGTCACTTTAACCACAACACGGATATCTATGAAAAAGGAACGTCATGGGGCGGGCGTTGCCGTTCCCATCTGATTGATGGATTTATTTTTGATGAGGGGCCGCATTCGTCTTTTACGAAAGATGCTTATATACAGAAACTTTTTGCAGGAAGTATAGAAGGAAGGTTCAATGAAATTTTCCCCAGGATTTTAAACAGGTACGGCTCTAACTGGATCCGTCATCCGGTTCAGACCAATTTAAAGGGCCTGCCTGTGGACCTTGTGGTCGATTGCATTATGGATTTTGTAAAGGCGGAGCAGGACGGGTCAGGCTCTGCGGATAATTACGGCCGTTGGCTGATAGACGGATTTGGGGAGAAGTTTGCCAGGACCTTTCCATACGTCTATACCCGTAAATACTGGACGGTGGAACCTGAACAAATGACGACGGAATGGATTGAACAGAGAATTTACCGTCCGGACCTTGCGGAAGTACTCAGAGGGGCGCTGTCCGACGAATTTTACAATATTCACTATATTTCAAGCGTCCGTTATCCCGAAACTGGAGGCTTTCAGTCATTTTTAAAAGGTTTACAGAAAGGGGCCAAAGTACATTACGGTTTCGAAATGGCTGAAATTGATGTCAAAAAGAAGAAAATAATCTTCAAAAATGGCTTTGAACGTTACTACGAGGTACTGGTCTCGTCGGTACCACTACCCACACTGGTGCAGTGTATCAGGGATTGCCCGGCGGAAATGAGGGAAGCGGCCAACCGGCTGGCCTGCACGTCGATTGTCCTGGTCAACCTGGGTGTAAAGAGGAATAACCTGGCCAACAGTCACTGGTTTTATATTTATAACGAGGAAATTCTCCCCTGCCGGGTGCATTTTCCCAGTGAGTATTCCGCTAATAATTCCCCTCCCGGAACCGGCAGCATCCAGGCGGAAGTCTATTATTCAAGGCACAAGCCGCTGGGTATGTCTCTGGAGAGTGTCCTTGAGAAAACAATCCAAAACATGATTACAATCGGCGTTATTGATAAAGACGACAAGATTACCTTAGCCGTGTGCCAGGACATAAAACACGCTCAAGTGCTCTACCATAAGCAACACAACGAAAGCCGGCGTGCAGTACTGGATTATTTAGAAAAAAATAATATTTACTGCATCGGGCGGTACGGCGAGTGGGCCTATCTCTGGAGTGACCAGGCCATTCTAAGCGGAAAACGACTGGCGGAGCGACTGGTGAATAGTGGTTACAGTATTTGTCATTTCTTGTAA